The following coding sequences lie in one Miscanthus floridulus cultivar M001 chromosome 9, ASM1932011v1, whole genome shotgun sequence genomic window:
- the LOC136479202 gene encoding glycine-rich cell wall structural protein 1.0-like: protein MAARARGWGGWLVPAGHFRQRARPAEGAGARGREGGARRRGRGSGWGGLGARRCGGRRCCCVWRERGGARGGARGREVAPAEALQRRAGGAAGAGCTEARCGGWRRGGQRAAMWQARGACGGRGHRRLKIGFGGRGEGGLLDTACLIQGDMDEDEVQD from the exons ATGGCTGCAAGGGCGAGGGGATGGGGCGGCTGGCTGGTGCCGGCCGGCCATTTCCGGCAGCGGGCGCGGCCGGCGGAGGGCGCGGGCGCACGCGGGCGCGAGGGCGGGGCTCGCCGGCGAGGGCGCGGCAGCGGCTGGGGTGGGCTGGGGGCGCGACGCTGCGgcgggcggcgctgctgctgcgtGTGGCGCGAGCGCGGCGGTGCACGCGGAGGCGCGCGCGGGCGGGAGGTGGCCCCCGCGGAGGCGCTGcagcggcgggcgggcggcgctgcGGGGGCGGGCTGCACGGAGGCGCGCTGCGGCGGCTGGCGGCGCGGTGGGCAGCGGGCGGCGATGTGGCAGGCGCGCGGCGCGTGCGGGGGTCGGGGGCACAGGCGGCTGAAGATAGGGTTTGGAGGGAGGGGTGAGGGTGGGCTG CTGGATACTGCCTGCCTGATCCAAGGTGATATGGATGAAGATGAAGTTCAAGATTAA